Proteins encoded in a region of the Thunnus thynnus chromosome 8, fThuThy2.1, whole genome shotgun sequence genome:
- the LOC137188206 gene encoding ICOS ligand-like: MDLSSFPRLKSEISLDYFCVLRAQTCPQRAMPVSLWRTGLLLSFLTLCASVEEECVLGIVGRPVSLPCFYPELITFVNISIEWRRDSEVVLRSVWAEDGNVEICSKNGVTISADAPMTGNLSLKLPNVDVKEDKTYYSLFLISPGNQSAPLCTVCLRTAASYSSPLLLREEAAQGDETFFLCQSSGGFPEPAVYWLINDTQEPPEGSVRTLAASLPDSRLYNVTSHLTANISKDSSVSCIIENPSMKETLSSTSYGDQGGPVVSRASQAMWMFSTALCVVVGVMVAAGVAYQIHLDRMSKKKKEQYQHSRPGRGYRRRNLYMEETEAMKSEPKETDV, translated from the exons ATGGACCTGTCTTCGTTTCCCAGATTAAAGAGTGAAATATCTTTGGATTATTTTTGCGTCTTGCGTGCGCAAACTTGCCCTCAGCGGGCGATGCCGGTGTCACTGTGGCGGACAGGACTGCTGCTCAGCTTCCTCACTTTGTGCGCCAGTGTGG AGGAAGAGTGCGTCCTTGGCATAGTCGGACGGCCTGTCTCACTGCCTTGCTTTTACCCGGAATTAATAACCTTTGTGAATATTTCCATTGAgtggaggagagacagtgaagtgGTGCTCAGATCAGTGTGGGCAGAGGATGGAAATGTGGAGATATGCAGTAAGAACGGCGTCACAATCTCAGCTGATGCTCCAATGACTGGAAACTTGTCTCTGAAGCTGCCCAATGTTGATGTCAAAGAGGACAAAACCTATTATAGTCTGTTCCTCATATCACCAGGAAATCAAAGTGCTCCGCTGTGCACCGTGTGCCTCAGGACAGCAG CAAGTTACAGTTCCCCGTTGCTGCTGAGGGAGGAAGCAGCGCAGGGTGATGAGACATTCTTCTTGTGTCAGTCCAGCGGCGGCTTTCCTGAACCTGCTGTTTACTGGCTCATCAACGACACACAGGAGCCCCCCGAAGGCTCAGTGAGGACCCTGGCGGCATCACTCCCAGACTCCCGTCTCTACAACGTCACAAGCCACCTGACGGCCAACATTTCCAAAGATTCCAGCGTGTCGTGCATCATAGAGAACCCGTCCATGAAGGAAACCTTGTCGTCCACAAGCT ATGGAGATCAGGGAGGCCCGGTGGTGAGTCGAGCATCACAGGCCATGTGGATGTTCAGCACGGCTCTCTGTGTGGTGGTCGGGGTCATGGTGGCGGCAGGAGTGGCCTATCAGATCCACCTGGACAGGATgagtaagaagaagaaggaacaaTACCAACACAGCCGTCCAGGCAGAG
- the gtpbp6 gene encoding putative GTP-binding protein 6, with product MTALRRIHSWFPLLQRPCTHSGQRAASTTCRPLLTSHHAAPLIYCHQHWLRAVSTLQSRAFALSTRTFKSTDDLKGGQQHSDSTLEDDEGEDFIEDSEVEELFQQQVPTGIEGHHRVFIVHPDVKWGSRKQYLTTAELMMAEAEGLVNTLDNWRVVDKIILSTKTPEKKRIFGKGNFQSLTEKIRRTAGITAVFVNVERLSPLSERELEEAWAVKVFDRYSVVLHIFRCNARTKEAKLQISLAEIPLLRSRLKNEIANLDQQGGGARYIGGSGETLMEVQQRLLKEREMKIRSALEKLRKKRHLLRSQRKHKEFPIVSVLGYTNCGKTTLIKALTGDSGLQPRNQLFATLDVTVHAGQLPSRMTVLYVDTIGFLSQLPHQLIDSFSATLEDIKHSDLLIHVRDISHPETVNQKVNVLSVLKNLQIPDRLMSSMIEVHNKIDLVDNYQSAEPDTLPISALEERGLDVLKKAVEEEIVNSTGKQILDLKVDLSTPQLSWLYKEAAVQDVHVNADEGSAVVKVIISTAAYGRYKKLFTGR from the exons ATGACAGCACTGAGGAGGATTCACTCATGGTTCCCCCTCCTGCAGCGACCCTGCACACACAGCGGGCAGAGAGCAGCCTCAACAACCTGCAGACCCCTCCTCACCTCTCACCATGCAGCTCCACTGATCTACTGTCACCAACACTGGCTGAGAGCTGTCTCCACCCTGCAGTCCAGAGCCTTTGCACTCTCTACACGCACTTTCAAGAGCACAGATGACCTCAAAGGTGGACAGCAGCACTCTGATTCCACACTGGAGGATGATGAGGGTGAAGATTTCATCGAGGACAGCGAGGTGGAGGAGCTGTTCCAGCAGCAGGTTCCTACAGGCATCGAGGGCCATCACAGGGTCTTCATCGTTCACCCTGATGTCAAGTGGGGAAGCAGGAAGCAGTATCTGACCACCG CTGAGCTGATGATGGCCGAGGCTGAAGGGCTTGTAAACACCTTAGATAACTGGAGAGTGGTGGACAAGATCATCCTCTCCACCAAGAcgccagagaagaagaggataTTTGGAAAAGGCAATTTCCAGTCTCTCACAG AGAAAATCAGGCGAACAGCAGGAATCACAGCTGTTTTTGTCAATGTGGAGCGTCTGTCCCCTTTGTCTGAG aGGGAGCTTGAGGAAGCCTGGGCGGTGAAAGTGTTTGACAGATACTCTGTGGTCCTCCACATCTTCCGCTGCAACGCCAGAACTAAAGAGGCCAAGTTACAGATCTCTCTGGCAGAGATTCCCTTGTTAAG GTCTCGTCTGAAAAATGAAATCGCAAACTTGGATCAGCAGGGTGGAGGGGCGAGATACATCGGAGGTTCAG GTGAGACGCTGATGGAGGTCCAGCAGAGACTGTTGAAGGAGCGGGAGATGAAGATTCGCTCAGCGCTGGAGAAGCTGCGTAAAAAGAGGCATCTGCTGCGATCTCAGCGCAAACACAAGGAGTTCCCCATCGTCTCTGTGCTGGGATATACAAACTGTG GAAAAACGACTCTGATCAAAGCACTGACTGGTGACAGCGGTCTCCAGCCCAGAAACCAGCTCTTCGCCACCCTGGATGTCACCGTCCACGCCGGCCAGTTGCCCAGTCGCATGACTGTGCTGTACGTGGACACCATCGGCTTCCTGTCCCAGCTGCCCCACCAGCTCATCGACTCCTTTTCTGCCACCCTGGAAGATATTAAACACTCT GATCTGCTGATTCATGTCAGAGACATCAGCCATCCAGAGACGGTGAATCAGAAGGTGAACGTACTCAGTGTTTTGAAGAACCTACAAATCCCCGACAGGCTGATGAGCTCCATGATTGAGGTCCACAATAAAATAGACCTTGTTGACAA CTATCAGTCTGCAGAGCCCGACACACTGCCCATATCTGCTTTGGAAGAGCGAGGCCTGGATGTGCTGAAGAAAGCCGTGGAGGAAGAGATCGTGAACTCTACAGGAAAACAAATTCTGGATCTCAAAGTAGACCTCAGCACTCCTCAGTTAAG TTGGCTGTACAAAGAGGCCGCCGTTCAAGACGTGCACGTGAATGCAGATGAGGGCTCGGCTGTTGTCAAGGTCATCATCAGCACGGCTGCTTATGGACGCTACAAGAAACTGTTCACAGGCAGATGA
- the si:dkey-66a8.7 gene encoding PI-PLC X domain-containing protein 1, which produces MDYSCQDWMSSLPEDLWDVPLTDLAIPGSHDAMSYCLDINSPLVRSESDCFRLLDGVFYCFTRPAIFKWATTQDKSIEEQLSMGIRFFDLRIAHKPDDISNDLYFTHVIYTHLTVLETLSSVATWLKSHPKEIVILACSHFEGISDGLHESFILSLKKLFGSKLCPRKESVLTLRSLWASGYQVLLSYESQTAVRHQELWPAIPYLWANKRTAQGVISYLEWNKDLGRPDGFFISGLNLTADRNYITMNPKQSLRTLTFSNWEYLRKWLEEQIPGSDPKSLNIIAGDFVGPLPLCSLVIALNQKLLRKNSSQNKKCY; this is translated from the exons ATGGATTACAGCTGCCAGGACTGGATGTCATCTCTACCCGAGGATCTGTGGGACGTTCCTCTGACAGACCTAGCCATACCTG GGAGCCATGATGCCATGAGCTACTGTCTGGATATAAACTCCCCCTTGGTCAGGTCTGAATCAGACTGCTTCAGGCTCCTGGATGGAGTTTTCTACTGCTTTACAAGACCTGCCATTTTTAAATGGGCTACAACACAG GACAAAAGCATTGAGGAGCAACTTTCGATGGGGATTCGGTTCTTTGATCTCCGCATTGCACACAAGCCTGACGACATCTCCAATGACCTGTATTTCACACACgtcatatacacacatttaacaGTCTTG GAAACACTGTCATCTGTTGCCACCTGGCTGAAGTCTCACCCAAAGGAGATTGTTATCCTTGCTTGCAGCCATTTTGAGGGAATCAGCGACGGACTCCACGAATCATTCATTTTGTCACTGAAGAAGCTGTTCGGCTCAAAACTTTGCCCCCGAAAG GAGTCAGTCCTGACCTTGCGCAGTCTGTGGGCGTCTGGTTACCAGGTCCTGCTGTCCTATGAATCCCAGACTGCAGTGAGACATCAGGAGCTGTGGCCTGCCATCCCCTACTTGTGGGCCAATAAGCGCACAGCTCAAGGAGTGATCAGTTACCTGGAGTGGAACAAAGACCTCGGGCGTCCAG atggCTTCTTCATCTCTGGCCTGAACTTGACAGCTGATAGGAATTACATCACCATGAACCCAAAGCAGTCCCTGCGGACGCTGACCTTCAGTAATTGGGAGTATTTGAGGAAATGGCTGGAGGAGCAGATACCTGGGTCGGACCCCAAGAGCCTCAACATCATTGCAGGAGACTTTGTGGGTCCACTTCCACTCTGTTCTCTGGTCATTGCACTGAACCAAAAACTTCTACGAAAGAACAGCAGTCAGAATAAAAAGTGTTATTAG
- the plcxd1 gene encoding PI-PLC X domain-containing protein 1 — protein MSSVVVSGVRELRLGELPMDSWMTHLPCALWDIPLYHLAIPGSHNAITYCLDMNDRSPVDLTQPDMLQKLDKYMKPLIRPFVYKWAKTQDYSIKQQLDCGVRYCDLRIAHRPNDSSTDLYFYHGVYTTLTVETVLIEIREWLDAHPREVVILSFSHFLGLSQELHMRLLRTIRNIFTSKLCPKMEVLSLRNLWALGYQVIVSYEHNIVSYHSDLWPHIPYWWANKCKAEALIEEFEHRKQRGRPGGFFVTGINLTEDLKYICTHPTESLKDLVMSTYPTLLSWVKEQTPGSKVDSLNIIAGDFITESQFVPAVVTLNEKLLKWSS, from the exons ATGTCCTCGGTTGTGGTGTCCGGAGTGAGAGAGCTGAGACTGGGAGAGCTGCCCATGGACAGCTGGATGACTCACCTGCCGTGTGCTCTGTGGGACATCCCTCTGTACCACCTGGCCATCCCAG GCAGCCACAATGCGATTACTTACTGCTTGGATATGAATGACAGATCCCCTGTTGACCTCACCCAGCCAGACATGCTTCAAAAGCTGGATAAATACATGAAGCCCCTTATTCGCCCCTTTGTGTACAAATGGGCGAAAACCCAG GACTACTCTATAAAGCAGCAGCTGGACTGTGGGGTCAGATACTGTGACCTGAGAATTGCACACAGACCCAACGACAGCTCCACAGATCTGTACTTCTACCACGGTGTTTACACCACACTCACTGTGGAG ACTGTTCTTATTGAGATAAGAGAGTGGCTGGATGCTCATCCCAGAGAAGTGGTCATCCTCTCCTTCAGCCACTTCCTCGGCCTGAGCCAGGAGCTCCACATGAGGCTGCTCAGAACCATACGCAACATATTCACCTCCAAGCTCTGTCCCAAAATG GAAGTGTTAAGTCTTCGAAACCTCTGGGCTTTAGGCTACCAAGTGATTGTGTCCTATGAACACAACATTGTCAGCTATCACAGTGACCTGTGGCCACATATTCCTTACTGGTGGGCCAACAAATGCAAAGCTGAGGCTCTTATTGAGGAGTTTGAACACAGGAAACAACGCGGCAGACCAG gaGGTTTCTTCGTCACAGGAATTAATCTGACAGAGGACCTGAAATACATCTGCACACACCCGACAGAGTCCCTGAAAGACTTGGTGATGTCCACGTACCCGACGCTGCTCAGCTGGGTGAAGGAGCAGACTCCCGGCTCCAAAGTGGACTCTCTCAATATTATTGCTGGGGACTTTATCACAGAGAGCCAGTTTGTACCAGCTGTTGTTACATTGAATGAGAAACTACTGAAATGGTCCTCATGA